The genomic region CTGCCGATCGACAGGCTCGCGGAATTCGAGGGTGCGGGCGTGTACTACGCCGCGACGGAAAACGAGGCGCGTTTCTGTCGCGGCGGTGAAGTGATCATCATCGGCGGCGGCAATTCCGCGGGACAAGCCGCCATGTTTCTCAGCCGTTTCGCCAGCCATGTACGGCTTCTCGTCAGGGGCAAGTCGCTGGCAAGTTCGATGTCGAGCTACCTTTCCACGCGGCTGGATGCCGATCCGGCGATTTCGATCGAATATGGCGCGCAGGTCGCGCAACTGCACGGCACGGACCATCTGGAGGCTGTGACCATCCGTCAGGAGGGCAAGGACGATATTCGCGTTCCCGCGTGCGGAATGTTCGTCATGGTCGGTGCTGCGCCGAACACCGGATGGCTGACCGACCTCGTGCAGCTCGACGACAAAGGCTTCGTTCTCACGGGTGCGGGAGCAGATGCAGCATCGCCCTACGAAACATCCTGTCCAGGCATTTTTGCGGTTGGTGATGTGCGCGCGGGATCGGTCAAGCGGGTCGCTTCGTCCGTGGGCGAAGGATCGGTCGTCATCTCCAAGGTGTGGGAGCATGTCAACCAACGTCGGCCGTGAATGCCAGCGACCGTTTGGCGTCTTGCTCTGATCCATTGCCAGCGGCGGGCATGTCCCGTTCGGGCCTGAGAATATTCAAACGGGTGATGATAGGATCAACAAACATATGCGCGACGGAATAAACCCGGAGGTTCCGCCAAGCGGGACAGGCTGCAAGGAATGTCTTGAGACGGGCGGTTGGTGGGTGCACCTGCGCCGCTGCGCCCAATGCGGTCATGTGGGATGTTGCGACACCTCCCCGTCGCGCCACGCAACCGCCCATTTTCATGCAACCGGCCATCCCGTCATACGCAGCTTCGAACCCGATGAAGAATGGTTCTTCGACTATCGCGACGGCGCCGTCTTTCCGGGACCGAACCTTGTCGCGCCGATCGCGCGTCCCGTCGGTCAGTCGGTGCCGGGGCCTGAAGGAGCCGCCCCGCCCGATTGGATGGACTATATCCACGAATAGCGGGACGACATCGGCAATGGCGGGATGGTTTGCCGAACCCGGTCTCGGCCGATCCCGGGGGATCAGGCCATCTGCGCCGAGCCGATGATTTTGATTCCCGTCCCGTCGCCGAGGGCGGCGTCGAGCAGAACCTCCGCGATCCGTGAGCCTGAATTGATCCGCCACGCTTTGGGCAAGACGGGGCCGAACAGGTTCAGGGCCAGCGCGGCGGCCTGTTCACCGGCGCGTCGTTCGGCCCTGTCGCCGCCGATCAGCCCCGGCCGCACGAGCGTAAGAGATGGGAAGCCAAGCGTGGCCAGATCGGCTTCCAGTTCGCCCTTCACCCGCGAATAGAAGAACACAGAATTTGGATTGGCGCCCATCGCCGAGACGATGGCGAAGCGTTGCGTACCATGCGCTCGGGCAAGCCGGGCGACGGCGAGGGGATAGTCATGATCGACCTCGCGAAACGCCTCTCGCGAACCCGCCTTCCCGATCGTCGTCCCAAGCGTGCAGATGGCGGCGTTCGCCTGCCACCAGCCGGCATCCTCGGGCAGATCGTCGAAACGGACGACCGGTGCGGTGAGCTTGCGATGAGCGACCGTCAACGGACGGCGTGTGAGGGCGATCACGCTTTCGACCCGCGGATGTTCAAGGGCCTGCGTCAAAACCTCATGGCCGACGAGGCCGGTTGCGCCGACGAGCAGAAGTTTCATGTCAGGCCTCCGAAGCCTTCCGTTCCCAGATGTCGGCCTGTTCCTTGCGCACCATCTCCTCCGCGGTGGCGGGGCGCACGGTCCGATAGGGCGGGTCCCGGGCCTCTATGACATCGATGATCGCTGCGATCATCTCGGCGGGATCGTGCTGCTTGTTGAGTTCGCGCACCGGCCAGTGCGCGACGACGCGCTCGCCCTGGCTCCACCATTGGTCCATGCTCTCCATGCCGGTGTCGTTGAAGCCGGTGCGGAAGGCGCCGGGATTGACCGTCACCACCTCGACGCCATAGGGCTTCAACTCCTCGTGCATCGCAGAGCAAATGCCCTCGACCGCATGTTTGGATGCCGCATAGGCACCGTCGAACGGCACCTTGACGAGCCCGGCGACCGAACTGGTCCAGACGATGCGACCCGAACCGCGCTGCACCATCTTGCGGGCAAAGCCCTGCGCAAGGGCCAATGCCGCGAAGACGTTGGTCTCGAAGACCGAGCGGAATACCGCCATCGGAATCTCGGCCATCGGTCCGGATTCCATGATGCCGGCATTGTTGTGCAGGACGTCGATGTCCAGTTCCAGCGCCTTGGCGCGGTCGATCTCGCTCAGCACATCGAGCTTGATGACCTGCAATTCGATGCCCTCGGCCTTGGCGGCGCTGCGCAGTTCCGTGACCTGCGGCCAGATCTGGCAGCTGGCGATCGCCTTATGACCGCGCCGGGCAAGGCCGAAAGCAACACCGCGCCCGAACCCTGATGCCGCGCCGGTTATCAGAACTGTCTTACCCATGTCGCTACTCCCGACCTGATGACTTCAGGCGTTGATCTCACCATTGCGGATCCCGACCCGGATCGCTTGCGCCGTCGTGGTGACGCCCAAACGGTGGCGGATGCGCCGCAGGTGATTTTCAACCGTACGCTCCGATAACCCCAGCGTCACGGCAATGTCTGCCTGCCGCCGCCCGGCGGCCGTCCATGCCAAAACCTCCCGTTCCCGTTTCGACAACGTCTCGACCTGTATCACGGAGGGCGATTCCAGCAACGTGCGCGCCGCGAGAAACGCCGTCTGTGCGATCAGCTTCAGGCCCAGCCTGACCGACGGCGAGAAGTCGATATGCTCCCCGCCCAGACTGACGGCTCCTTCCAGTCCCAAAGGACCGAACACCGGAACCTGAAGGCCGTGGATGCCGCGTCCGCGAGGAATGCGGACCAGCTTGTAGAGGTCACCGGTCTTGCCGCGCGTCTTCTTCCAGAAGAACGGTTCGCGAGCGTCGAGGATATGACGATTCACCGGGCAGCGACGGATATAGGTCTCGGCATCGACGCCTTGGCCGTCGCCGAACCAGTCGCCCTCAACCCAGTAGATGCGCTCGACCACCTCGTCGCGCGCAGCAGAGGCGGAGAACAACAGGAACCGGTCATAGCCCAGCGGCAACGCTGTGGCGCGAACCTCGGCCTCGATCTGCGCAAGGGTCTGCGCGCCTTCGATCGCGAGGGCGCTTCGGAAGACCTGTTCCGCAGTCAGGGCGCTCGTCATCCGGAGGTCGTTGCCTTGAGCAGAGCTTCGGCGGCGAGCTTGCCCAGATTGTTCCCGGCCAGCGGACTGTCGCCGGTCAGCAGATTGCGATCCTGATGGACGGCCCCGGAAATGTCATCGTTGACGATCTCGAAACCAAGACCTTTCAGCTTCTCGCCGAACTTCCAGGTCAGATGGCCGGGCATGTATCCAATGTCGGGCGTCTTGGCGTCGAGCGCGTCGGGGAAGGCGCAGATCTTGTAGCCGCGATAGATGTCGCTGGCGCCCACCGCGAGGAACGCCGCCGGGCCATGGCACAGCGAGATGACGAAGCGGTCGTTCGCTGCCGCCCATTCCAGCGCCGCCGCGACATCCTCGCTCTCCGGCAGGCCGATCAGCGCGCCATGTCCGCCGGGGACGAAGATTGCGATATAGTCGTTGAGTCCACCTTCAATCACATCCGACAGCTTCAGCGGCTGTTTGAACTGCGGGTGATATTTCTCGAAGAAGCGCTTCACCTCCTCGTCTTCGGACGGCATCGCCCAATATTCGAATTTGACCGGATTGCCGGACACTGTCGCCACGTCGAAGGCGAAGCCCGCCTTGTCGAGATGGTACATCGGCAGCAGCGTCTCCACCGGATGGTTGCCGGTCGAGAAGAAGGAGCCGTTATCGGTCAGCAGGTAACGCTCATCGGCGCCGATCATCAGCACCTTCTTCCCGCCCGTGTAGGGATTGGGATAATCGGCGCCGCTCAGATCGGATTTCGGCGAGGTGAACTGGCTCAGCGAATAGGGTGAGGGAAAAAACGCATTTTCCTCAGCCGGATCGGATTGCGGATTCTTGTCGGTGATAGTCTGGTCGGACATGGCAGCCTCATGAAGTTTGAACTCGTGATAGCATGAATACCCCGATGGGTAGTATGAAAGAATAGGGGATTTCCCTCAAAATCGTGCGATCATATCTGGCTTCGATTATCGGCGCCAACCAATGTTTGAAGTCGCTATGTTCAAGAGGGGCATGGCGAAGAAACGGCGACGTTTGGTGGCAAGTCCTGCGCTAAGATCGCTTTTTCGAGAGGTGATGAGCCGGGAGAGGTTCGAGCTACCATTTCATTTGGGCGGTGCCGAGAACTGATTGCGTCCGCTCTCAACAGTCCAAACTTCAATGAGTGTCGAGTAGGGTGACCGTCTCGGTGCGAACCGGTCTGATTCGAAGCATTGAAATTTATGCTCGGAATATACCGGCGGTATAATCCGAGCGCATATTTCGAAGCGCTATGATCGGCCTGCCAATCACGCTTTCGGCAGCCGGGCGACTGTTTCCCCCCTCAGTTCGCGGTCCAGCAGTTGCGCCAGGAACTCCGTGAAGGGGCGAATGTCCTGCCGGCCGCTGGCTTCCTCGAGCGCGGCCATATAGGCGGCGCGCTGCTCGACGGGCACGACCGTCCACGGGTATGCGGCAGCATTGCCCCGGCTGATGCAAGCCATTTCCACAATATATTGGTCCGCTCACAACCAAAATGTCATGCGCTCCGAGCCAGGGCCCGGCGGAAGACCGGCCAGAATGGACTTCATTGGGGAGGAACGCATGCGTTTTCGGTTTTTGCTGTCGTCGGTCAGCCTACTTACTGTTATTCCATACGCGCCTGCCTTCGCACAGGATAGCCACGCACCGGCGGAGAAGGGTGTCGATGGCACACATAGCGCCGTTGGAGACGGCACCGGTCTCAGCGACATCGTCGTAACGGCGCAAAAACGCGAAGGGCGGCTTCAGGAAACGCCGCTGGCGATCTCGGCCGTCGATTCTGCCACAATCGATCGCCGGCAGGTGCTTTCGGTTCAGGATTTGCCGGCGCTGGCCCCGGGTGTTTCGGTGGCGCAGCACGCCGGCTACAACCGGCTGTTCATTCGCGGTATCGGGTTGACCTCGATCTCGAACGGTCAGGATCCGAGCGTCGCGTTCCAGGTCGATGGCGTGGTGATCGGGCGTCCATCCGCCCAACTCGCCTCCTTCTTCGACATCGAGCGCATCGAGGTGCTGCGCGGCCCGCAGGGCACCTTATATGGCAGGAACGCGACCGGCGGCACCGTCAATCTCATAACGCGCAAGCCGACGGAGGCGCTGAGCGGGTATCTCGACGTCGGTTACGGCAATTACAACAGCGTCGATATCGATGGCGCGATCAGCGGCGCGCTCGACAAGGCGGGCGATCTGCGCGCGCGGCTGGCCTTCCAGCGCATCACGCACGACGGCTATGGCCGCGACGTCACGCTGAACACCCCCATCGACGACCAGAACAGCTGGGCGGTGCGTGGCACCGTCGAGGCGGACCCGACGGACAAGATCCAGATCACCGTCAGCGCCGATTATGCGAAGGAAGACGACCACAATTACGCCTTCCACGGTTTCGGCCCGTATCGCGCGGACGTGCCGCTGCCGGGGCTGCTCATGGGCGGCACCTTGCTGGCCAACAGCCGGGATATCGCCAGCGAGGTCAATACCACCAACAAGCGCGAATTCTGGGGATTGGCCGGGACGATCAAGATCGACCTGGGCAATGGTTTCAGCCTGCAGTCGATCACCGGATATCGTCACTCGCATCGCGGCAACATCACCGATCCGGAGACCACCTCCTATCCCGTATTCTCGCCGGTCAACACCGTCGAAACCGCCAGGCAGTTCTCCGAAGAGTTGCAGGTCAATTACAGCAGCAATCGCCTCAAGGCCGTGGGCGGATTGTTCTATTACGACGAAGATCTGTTCGCGATGCTCGATCTCAAATGGTTGCTGTTAGGTAGCCAGTTGGGTTTCCCCAATGCGGCCTATCAGGAGAAGGGGACGGTGGGGATCAAGTCCTACGCGGCTTATACCGAATGGACATGGGAGGCGCTGGACCATGTGCACTTCACCGTCGGCCTGCGGTATAGCGATGAACGCCGCAAATCGCTCGGCACGCTCACCATTTTCAACTTCCTGCCGCCACCGAATGGCGCCAATTCGGTCATCCCGATCAACCAGAAGAAAAACTGGGATGCTTTCACGCCCAAGTTCGGGATCGATTATAAGCCGAACGACAATGTCATGCTTTACGCCTCGGCGACAAAGGGTTTCAAGAGTGGTGTGCTGCTGGCCGGCAACCCCAATCCACCGGTCGATCCCGAATATATCTGGGCTTATGAAGGGGGCATCAAAACGACATTGCTAGATCGTCGACTGCAATTGAACAGCAGCGTGTTTCATTATGACTATACCAACCTTCAGGTGAATCAGATCGTCGGAAATTCGATCATTACCAAGAACGCCGCGGCGGCGAAAATCACCGGCGCGGAACTGGAAATGCGCGCGGCGCCGGCTCGCGGGATCAACCTCGACGCGTCGGTGACCTATCTGGATGCCAAGTTCACCTCCTTCACCTCGACCAATCCGGCTTACCCGGCCGGGCCGAGTGTCGATCTGGCCGGGCGTCGCCTGGTCAATGCGCCGAAATGGGCGCTCAACGCCGGCGCCGAGGTGGAATTGCCGGTGGGGCTGCCGGGCAGTCTCTCGTTACGCGGCGACATGGCCTATACATCGAAGGTCTATTTCACCGAGTTCAACGACGCCGCGCTGTCGCAGAAAGCGGTTGCGATATTCGATGCGTCGCTACGGTATGAAGACGCCG from Sphingomonas sp. CL5.1 harbors:
- a CDS encoding UBP-type zinc finger domain-containing protein, yielding MRDGINPEVPPSGTGCKECLETGGWWVHLRRCAQCGHVGCCDTSPSRHATAHFHATGHPVIRSFEPDEEWFFDYRDGAVFPGPNLVAPIARPVGQSVPGPEGAAPPDWMDYIHE
- a CDS encoding NAD(P)H-binding protein, with product MKLLLVGATGLVGHEVLTQALEHPRVESVIALTRRPLTVAHRKLTAPVVRFDDLPEDAGWWQANAAICTLGTTIGKAGSREAFREVDHDYPLAVARLARAHGTQRFAIVSAMGANPNSVFFYSRVKGELEADLATLGFPSLTLVRPGLIGGDRAERRAGEQAAALALNLFGPVLPKAWRINSGSRIAEVLLDAALGDGTGIKIIGSAQMA
- a CDS encoding SDR family oxidoreductase, with the translated sequence MGKTVLITGAASGFGRGVAFGLARRGHKAIASCQIWPQVTELRSAAKAEGIELQVIKLDVLSEIDRAKALELDIDVLHNNAGIMESGPMAEIPMAVFRSVFETNVFAALALAQGFARKMVQRGSGRIVWTSSVAGLVKVPFDGAYAASKHAVEGICSAMHEELKPYGVEVVTVNPGAFRTGFNDTGMESMDQWWSQGERVVAHWPVRELNKQHDPAEMIAAIIDVIEARDPPYRTVRPATAEEMVRKEQADIWERKASEA
- a CDS encoding PA1136 family autoinducer-binding transcriptional regulator produces the protein MTSALTAEQVFRSALAIEGAQTLAQIEAEVRATALPLGYDRFLLFSASAARDEVVERIYWVEGDWFGDGQGVDAETYIRRCPVNRHILDAREPFFWKKTRGKTGDLYKLVRIPRGRGIHGLQVPVFGPLGLEGAVSLGGEHIDFSPSVRLGLKLIAQTAFLAARTLLESPSVIQVETLSKREREVLAWTAAGRRQADIAVTLGLSERTVENHLRRIRHRLGVTTTAQAIRVGIRNGEINA
- the hchA gene encoding glyoxalase III HchA, with translation MSDQTITDKNPQSDPAEENAFFPSPYSLSQFTSPKSDLSGADYPNPYTGGKKVLMIGADERYLLTDNGSFFSTGNHPVETLLPMYHLDKAGFAFDVATVSGNPVKFEYWAMPSEDEEVKRFFEKYHPQFKQPLKLSDVIEGGLNDYIAIFVPGGHGALIGLPESEDVAAALEWAAANDRFVISLCHGPAAFLAVGASDIYRGYKICAFPDALDAKTPDIGYMPGHLTWKFGEKLKGLGFEIVNDDISGAVHQDRNLLTGDSPLAGNNLGKLAAEALLKATTSG
- a CDS encoding TonB-dependent receptor — encoded protein: MRSEPGPGGRPARMDFIGEERMRFRFLLSSVSLLTVIPYAPAFAQDSHAPAEKGVDGTHSAVGDGTGLSDIVVTAQKREGRLQETPLAISAVDSATIDRRQVLSVQDLPALAPGVSVAQHAGYNRLFIRGIGLTSISNGQDPSVAFQVDGVVIGRPSAQLASFFDIERIEVLRGPQGTLYGRNATGGTVNLITRKPTEALSGYLDVGYGNYNSVDIDGAISGALDKAGDLRARLAFQRITHDGYGRDVTLNTPIDDQNSWAVRGTVEADPTDKIQITVSADYAKEDDHNYAFHGFGPYRADVPLPGLLMGGTLLANSRDIASEVNTTNKREFWGLAGTIKIDLGNGFSLQSITGYRHSHRGNITDPETTSYPVFSPVNTVETARQFSEELQVNYSSNRLKAVGGLFYYDEDLFAMLDLKWLLLGSQLGFPNAAYQEKGTVGIKSYAAYTEWTWEALDHVHFTVGLRYSDERRKSLGTLTIFNFLPPPNGANSVIPINQKKNWDAFTPKFGIDYKPNDNVMLYASATKGFKSGVLLAGNPNPPVDPEYIWAYEGGIKTTLLDRRLQLNSSVFHYDYTNLQVNQIVGNSIITKNAAAAKITGAELEMRAAPARGINLDASVTYLDAKFTSFTSTNPAYPAGPSVDLAGRRLVNAPKWALNAGAEVELPVGLPGSLSLRGDMAYTSKVYFTEFNDAALSQKAVAIFDASLRYEDAGNHWTASLFVKNLTNQMVLSNKFVAAGLTGYAINGGFKPPRLYGVRLGYKF